One Terriglobales bacterium genomic window carries:
- a CDS encoding OmpH family outer membrane protein, with translation MKHKFAPYMLALFVAISFTALAQTARPAAPPPAPAGPPPTKLGIINIELAIVGSNEGQRDFAALQKRFEPKQNELQALGKEVDDLKKQLNTQGDKLNDDARAGLVKSIELKQKNLQRSLEDAQTDFQNQQKELANQIGRKMLGVLDKYAKDRSFAVILDVSNPQSGVLWAGASTDVTKDIVDAYNAQSGVPPPPAPAAGASGAARRPTTTPPSTKPN, from the coding sequence ATGAAACACAAGTTCGCACCGTACATGCTGGCGCTGTTTGTGGCGATTTCCTTCACCGCGCTGGCTCAGACCGCCAGGCCGGCTGCCCCTCCCCCGGCTCCTGCCGGACCGCCGCCCACCAAGCTGGGTATCATTAACATCGAGCTGGCCATCGTCGGCAGCAACGAGGGTCAGCGCGACTTCGCCGCCCTGCAGAAGCGCTTCGAGCCCAAGCAGAACGAGCTTCAAGCCCTGGGCAAGGAAGTGGACGACCTCAAGAAACAGCTCAATACCCAGGGGGACAAGCTGAACGACGACGCTCGCGCCGGCCTAGTGAAGAGCATCGAGCTGAAGCAGAAGAATCTTCAGCGTTCGCTCGAGGACGCCCAGACCGACTTCCAGAACCAGCAGAAGGAACTGGCCAACCAGATCGGGCGCAAGATGCTGGGGGTCCTGGATAAGTACGCCAAGGACCGTAGCTTCGCCGTCATCCTGGACGTCTCCAACCCTCAGAGCGGAGTGCTGTGGGCCGGAGCTTCGACGGACGTGACCAAGGACATCGTGGACGCCTACAACGCCCAGTCGGGCGTGCCGCCGCCACCTGCCCCGGCCGCTGGAGCCTCAGGGGCCGCTCGCCGGCCGACCACCACTCCTCCTTCCACCAAACCCAACTAG
- a CDS encoding ABC transporter permease, with protein sequence HGTMQDSLCVEGRRRESPMMNKMIVANVVHRPLRSAISAVAIAVEVTLILVIVGLANGILNDSKQRQEGIGADVMVRPPGSSFIMGVTGSPVSIKVADVLRKAPHVVAVAPVVTQISTSGGTVEVLYGIDLASFESMGGPFHYLKGGPFQGPDDIIVDDFFADSKNVKVGSTMEVLNHNFRVAGIVEHGKGARKFMPIATVQDMVGAQGKASIFYLKLDDPANADAVAAQIKLIPGMEKYGVQSMRQWLSLMTASNLPGLSTFIDVVIGVAVCIGFIVIFQAMYTAVMERTREIGILKSLGASKGYIVQIILRETLLMALAGVVLGILLSLTTAEGIRHEFPTLRVLITSGWILRATAIAFAGAILGAIYPAFKAAQKDPVDALAYE encoded by the coding sequence GCACGGTACAATGCAGGATTCCTTGTGCGTCGAGGGACGGCGCAGGGAATCTCCCATGATGAACAAGATGATCGTCGCCAACGTGGTGCACCGGCCGCTGCGCTCGGCCATCAGCGCCGTCGCCATCGCCGTCGAGGTGACTCTGATTCTGGTGATTGTCGGTCTCGCCAACGGCATCCTCAACGACTCCAAGCAGCGCCAAGAGGGCATCGGCGCCGACGTCATGGTGCGTCCGCCCGGCTCCTCCTTCATCATGGGTGTCACCGGCTCCCCGGTCTCCATCAAGGTCGCGGACGTGCTCCGCAAAGCTCCGCACGTGGTCGCCGTCGCGCCCGTGGTGACTCAGATCTCCACCAGCGGAGGCACGGTCGAGGTGCTCTATGGCATCGACCTCGCCAGCTTCGAGTCCATGGGCGGCCCCTTCCACTACCTCAAGGGGGGACCCTTCCAGGGACCCGACGACATCATCGTGGACGACTTCTTCGCCGACTCGAAGAACGTGAAGGTCGGCTCCACCATGGAGGTTCTGAATCACAACTTCCGCGTCGCCGGCATCGTGGAGCACGGCAAGGGCGCGCGCAAGTTCATGCCGATTGCGACTGTGCAGGACATGGTCGGCGCCCAGGGCAAGGCCTCCATCTTCTACCTGAAGCTCGACGACCCGGCCAACGCCGACGCCGTCGCCGCCCAGATCAAGCTCATCCCCGGAATGGAAAAATACGGCGTCCAGTCCATGCGGCAGTGGCTCTCGCTCATGACTGCAAGTAATCTCCCCGGCCTCTCTACCTTTATCGACGTGGTCATCGGGGTGGCGGTGTGCATCGGCTTCATCGTCATCTTCCAGGCCATGTACACCGCGGTCATGGAGCGCACCCGCGAGATTGGCATCCTGAAATCTCTGGGAGCCTCCAAGGGCTACATCGTGCAGATCATCCTGCGCGAGACCTTGCTCATGGCGCTGGCAGGCGTCGTGCTCGGCATCCTGCTCAGCTTGACCACCGCCGAGGGCATCCGCCACGAGTTCCCCACCCTGCGTGTGCTCATCACGAGCGGCTGGATCCTCCGCGCTACGGCCATCGCCTTTGCCGGCGCCATCCTCGGCGCCATCTATCCCGCCTTCAAAGCCGCGCAGAAAGACCCCGTGGACGCCTTGGCCTACGAGTAG
- the pyrH gene encoding UMP kinase, translating into MPLVFKRILLKLSGEALAAGQGFGVDTKRVEEIASELQDVHSLGIQIAIVVGGGNFFRGTEQSEMDRVAADHMGMLATVINALALQDALEKLGIYTRVMSAIEMHEVAEPFIRRRAIRHLEKGRIIVFAAGTGNPYFSTDTAASLRAMEIKADAILKATKVDGIYDADPVQVKDAHMFDRISYMDVLKKGLKVMDSTAISLCKDNNLPIVVFNLNTRGNIRRVVTGEKIGSLVSA; encoded by the coding sequence ATGCCGCTGGTCTTCAAACGCATCCTGCTCAAGCTTTCCGGCGAGGCGCTGGCCGCAGGCCAGGGCTTCGGCGTGGACACCAAGCGCGTGGAGGAGATCGCCTCCGAGCTGCAGGACGTCCACTCCCTCGGCATCCAGATCGCCATCGTAGTGGGCGGCGGCAACTTCTTCCGCGGCACCGAGCAAAGCGAGATGGACCGCGTGGCCGCCGACCACATGGGCATGCTGGCCACGGTCATCAACGCCCTGGCCCTGCAGGACGCCCTGGAGAAGCTCGGCATCTACACCCGCGTCATGTCCGCCATCGAGATGCACGAGGTGGCCGAACCCTTCATTCGCCGCCGCGCCATCCGCCACCTGGAGAAAGGCCGCATCATCGTCTTCGCCGCCGGCACCGGCAATCCTTACTTCTCCACCGACACCGCCGCCTCCCTCCGCGCCATGGAGATCAAGGCCGACGCCATCCTCAAGGCCACCAAGGTGGACGGCATCTACGACGCCGACCCGGTCCAGGTGAAGGACGCGCACATGTTCGACCGCATCAGCTACATGGACGTCCTGAAAAAAGGCCTGAAGGTGATGGACTCCACCGCCATCAGCCTCTGCAAGGACAACAACCTGCCCATCGTGGTCTTCAACCTCAACACGCGCGGCAACATCCGCCGCGTGGTCACCGGCGAGAAGATCGGCTCCCTGGTCAGTGCTTAG
- the rpsI gene encoding 30S ribosomal protein S9, whose amino-acid sequence MAEQVHYYGTGRRKTSIARVYLRPGSGTFQINGRPFESYFVTESQRNKARQPLMLTETAATFNVSATVCGGGVDGQAGAVKLGIARALLGFNIELRPKLKAAGMLTRDSRSKERKKYGQKGARKRFQYSKR is encoded by the coding sequence ATGGCAGAACAGGTTCATTACTACGGCACCGGACGCCGCAAGACCAGCATCGCCCGGGTATATCTGCGCCCCGGCAGCGGCACCTTCCAGATCAACGGTCGCCCTTTTGAGAGCTATTTCGTGACCGAGTCGCAGCGCAACAAGGCCCGCCAGCCGCTGATGCTCACCGAGACCGCGGCCACCTTCAACGTCAGCGCCACCGTCTGCGGCGGCGGCGTCGATGGACAGGCCGGCGCCGTCAAGCTGGGGATTGCTCGCGCCCTGCTCGGATTCAACATCGAACTGCGTCCCAAGCTCAAGGCCGCAGGCATGCTCACTCGCGATTCGCGCTCCAAGGAGCGCAAGAAGTACGGCCAGAAGGGCGCTCGTAAGCGCTTCCAGTATTCGAAGCGGTAA
- the bamA gene encoding outer membrane protein assembly factor BamA — MALFFLPGLAAAQELIQEIQIHGNRRIPAETIRARIFSRAGDVYDEAALQRDFNSLWNTNFFEDVRFEREEAPKGWRVHIYIKEKPTIRAIDYKGLSSVSVSDVLNRYKERKVGLTVENQYDPTKIKKAEVVLKELLSEHGHQFATIRSEVRPIPPASVGLTFIIKEGPKVKVGNIRFEGNKHIGSKELRRAMKNLKPIGVPHSIFLEGIIHKTYDATKLNEDAERVRNAYQMRGYFKALVEEPKTKVKDTGGLHIPLILKGGGKAVDITIPIEEGERYRLGGITFKGNKAIKDAALLRSLFPMKDGDIFNTDNIRKGLENLRKGYGELGYINFTSVPDTQIDDDKKLIRLEIDLDEGKPFYIRRIEFVGNQTTRDKVIRRELAVEEGGIFNGRAWEFSILRLNQLGYFEQLKPEEDSERRLNEKEGTVDLTLKVKEKGKNSVGLTGGVSGLSGSFIGLNYETNNFLGLGETLRIEANVGDLERNVLFGFTEPYMFDRPLQFGFTVYARKFNYNQARQTAIAQGLPLNLPSSILDQLQNYNTSSKGVTTSLSYPLKRSLKRLGLTYSLDSTSVTVFSDASRSLFEQLAFRGIAGPAALNGVITSKLVPTYSVSTIDNPQRAHRGRSLFVGGEIAGLGGNVRYIRPIVEFKYFRPMNKDRNTLGVRFQGSFMTGYAGRVAPPFQRFYIGGDTDLRGFDVRAVSPVAFLVDKIDFPLLNPDGTSVPKDPTNLRRGVWTVPIPVNHLVFPGGDTSLISNIEYRIPIVGPVTLAVFTDFGMNFIARPSQLRVNATQLASLNTIPFGCPVLDGSFNCVGNVSLNFEPNLKVVSNTNFVPRMSSGLELQILMPVVNAPFRIYYAYNPFRMNTSTPAPVQFTRDMFPVGGAGDFSYQQALQAFGPIYRLRDPRTTFRFTVSTTF; from the coding sequence TTGGCCCTCTTTTTCCTGCCGGGACTGGCGGCGGCGCAGGAGTTGATCCAGGAGATCCAAATCCACGGCAACCGCCGCATCCCGGCGGAGACCATCCGCGCCCGCATCTTCAGCCGCGCCGGCGACGTCTATGACGAAGCCGCCCTGCAGCGCGACTTCAACTCCCTGTGGAACACCAACTTCTTCGAGGACGTCCGCTTCGAGCGCGAGGAAGCTCCCAAGGGCTGGCGCGTCCACATCTACATCAAGGAAAAACCCACCATCCGCGCCATCGACTACAAGGGGCTGAGCTCGGTCTCGGTGAGCGACGTCCTCAACCGCTACAAAGAGCGCAAGGTCGGCCTCACGGTCGAGAACCAGTACGACCCCACCAAGATCAAGAAAGCCGAGGTGGTGCTCAAGGAACTACTCTCCGAGCACGGGCACCAGTTCGCCACCATCCGTTCCGAGGTCCGGCCCATCCCGCCGGCCTCCGTGGGTTTGACCTTCATCATCAAAGAAGGCCCCAAGGTGAAGGTGGGCAACATCAGGTTCGAGGGCAACAAGCACATCGGGAGCAAAGAGTTGCGCCGGGCGATGAAGAACCTGAAGCCCATCGGCGTTCCCCACTCCATCTTCCTGGAAGGCATCATCCACAAAACCTACGACGCCACCAAGCTGAACGAGGACGCGGAGCGGGTGCGCAACGCCTACCAGATGAGGGGTTACTTCAAGGCCCTGGTCGAGGAACCCAAGACCAAGGTAAAGGACACCGGGGGGCTTCACATCCCCCTCATCCTCAAGGGCGGTGGCAAGGCGGTCGACATCACCATCCCCATCGAGGAGGGCGAGCGCTACCGCCTGGGCGGCATCACCTTCAAGGGCAACAAGGCGATCAAGGATGCCGCGCTCCTGCGTTCGCTCTTCCCCATGAAGGACGGGGACATCTTCAACACCGACAACATCCGCAAGGGCCTGGAGAATCTGCGCAAGGGCTACGGCGAACTGGGCTACATCAACTTCACCTCCGTTCCGGATACCCAGATCGACGATGACAAAAAGCTCATCCGCCTGGAGATCGACCTGGACGAGGGCAAGCCTTTCTACATCCGCCGCATCGAGTTCGTGGGCAACCAGACCACGCGGGACAAGGTCATCCGGCGCGAGCTGGCGGTGGAGGAGGGCGGCATCTTCAACGGCCGCGCCTGGGAGTTCAGCATTCTGCGCCTGAACCAGCTCGGCTACTTCGAGCAGCTCAAGCCGGAAGAGGACTCCGAACGCAGGCTCAACGAAAAGGAAGGGACCGTCGACCTGACCCTGAAGGTGAAGGAGAAAGGGAAGAACAGTGTCGGCCTCACCGGCGGCGTGAGCGGCCTCTCCGGCTCCTTCATCGGCTTGAACTACGAGACCAACAACTTCCTGGGATTGGGCGAGACCCTGCGCATCGAGGCCAACGTCGGAGACCTTGAGCGCAACGTCCTGTTCGGGTTCACCGAGCCCTACATGTTCGACCGGCCGCTGCAGTTCGGCTTCACGGTGTATGCTCGCAAGTTCAACTACAATCAGGCGCGTCAGACAGCCATTGCCCAGGGCCTTCCCCTCAACCTCCCCTCGTCCATCCTCGACCAATTGCAGAACTACAACACCTCCAGCAAGGGAGTCACCACTTCCCTCAGCTACCCCCTGAAGCGCTCGCTCAAGCGCCTGGGCCTGACCTATTCCTTGGACAGCACCTCGGTCACCGTGTTCAGCGACGCTTCGCGCAGTCTGTTCGAGCAGCTTGCCTTTCGCGGCATCGCCGGACCGGCTGCGCTCAACGGCGTCATCACCAGCAAGCTCGTTCCCACCTACTCCGTCAGCACCATTGACAACCCGCAGCGCGCACATCGCGGACGCAGCTTGTTCGTCGGAGGCGAGATTGCGGGCCTGGGTGGCAACGTCCGCTACATCCGCCCCATCGTCGAGTTCAAGTATTTCCGCCCCATGAACAAGGACCGCAACACTCTCGGCGTCCGTTTCCAGGGCTCATTCATGACCGGATACGCCGGACGCGTGGCCCCGCCATTTCAGCGCTTCTACATCGGTGGCGACACCGACCTGCGCGGCTTCGACGTCCGCGCCGTGTCGCCTGTCGCCTTCTTGGTGGATAAAATCGACTTCCCGCTGCTGAATCCGGACGGCACCAGCGTGCCCAAGGATCCCACCAACCTGCGCCGCGGGGTCTGGACCGTTCCCATTCCCGTGAACCACCTCGTCTTCCCCGGTGGAGATACTTCGCTCATTTCCAACATCGAGTACCGCATTCCCATCGTCGGCCCAGTGACCCTGGCGGTTTTCACTGATTTCGGCATGAACTTCATCGCCCGGCCCTCACAATTGCGGGTGAACGCCACTCAACTCGCCAGTCTCAACACCATCCCCTTTGGCTGCCCGGTCTTGGACGGCTCTTTCAACTGCGTCGGCAACGTTTCCCTCAATTTCGAGCCCAATCTCAAGGTGGTTTCGAACACCAACTTTGTTCCACGCATGTCTAGTGGCCTCGAATTGCAGATCCTGATGCCGGTGGTCAACGCCCCCTTCCGCATCTACTACGCCTACAATCCGTTCCGCATGAACACCTCGACCCCCGCTCCCGTGCAGTTCACCCGCGACATGTTCCCGGTGGGCGGCGCCGGCGACTTCAGCTATCAGCAGGCGCTGCAAGCCTTCGGCCCCATCTACCGCCTCCGGGACCCGCGCACCACCTTCCGCTTCACCGTCAGCACCACCTTCTAG
- a CDS encoding molybdopterin-dependent oxidoreductase, with translation MKRVVHAACPHDCPDACGVLITVEDGRATRIQGDPKHPVTRGFLCAKVAKYLDRVYSPDRVLYPMRRRKNAPKGEGQKGPGDFERISWDAALDTICERFRGISKEFGPEAILPYSYGGTLGALNGASMDRRFFHRLGASQLNRTICATAGGDALISVIGVKEGTEPEQFRHSRYILAWGANIHGANVHLWPFIEEARRAGGKLVVIDPYRTRTAACADWYLPIHPGTDVALALGMMHVIIGENLYDADFVARHTLGFDELRNRVQEYPPLRVAAWTGIAAADIVRLAREYATCRPAAIRVNYGVQRSENGGMAMRSIAMLPCITGSWKEVGGGLQLSTSGGFPLDKAALERPDLMKSGPLGRPARLVNMTELGKVLTSPGFSPVQALFVYNSNPAAIAPNHNDVVRGLRRDDLFTVVHEQFFTDTTDYADVLLPATTFFEHKDLQASYGHYYLQMSEQAIAPLGECRSNVELFRGLAQRMGFEEECFQQSEDEMMDLALASGHSRFAGINRQRLEAEGHVRLNFSNGQAHDRSAPFLPFAEGRFPTPSGKAELSSDVLAAQGLDPVACFVPPRESRHTELARKFPLELLARKSDNFLNSSFCNLESLQPLEQPELLEIHAEDAAARSIRDGDRVRVFNERGEIVLTARVNGTVPRGVVAARLNWAKLTPGGRNINVLTSERLTDIGAAATFYSVLAEVERASA, from the coding sequence ATGAAGCGCGTGGTCCACGCCGCCTGCCCGCACGATTGTCCCGACGCCTGTGGTGTGCTCATCACCGTCGAGGACGGGCGCGCTACCAGGATCCAGGGCGATCCCAAACATCCGGTAACGCGCGGATTCCTCTGCGCCAAGGTCGCCAAGTATCTGGACCGCGTCTATTCGCCCGACCGCGTCCTCTATCCCATGCGGCGCAGGAAGAACGCGCCCAAGGGCGAAGGACAGAAGGGCCCGGGAGACTTCGAACGAATCTCGTGGGACGCGGCGCTAGACACGATCTGTGAGCGCTTCCGCGGTATCTCGAAGGAGTTCGGCCCCGAAGCCATCCTTCCCTACTCTTACGGCGGGACGCTGGGCGCTTTGAACGGCGCCTCCATGGACCGGCGCTTCTTCCACCGCCTGGGCGCCTCGCAGCTCAACCGCACCATCTGCGCCACCGCCGGAGGCGATGCGCTCATCTCGGTGATTGGCGTGAAGGAAGGCACCGAGCCCGAGCAGTTTCGCCATTCGCGCTACATCCTGGCCTGGGGCGCGAACATCCACGGCGCCAACGTCCACCTGTGGCCGTTCATCGAGGAGGCGCGGCGCGCCGGCGGCAAGCTGGTGGTCATCGATCCCTACCGCACGCGCACCGCCGCCTGCGCCGACTGGTATCTGCCCATCCATCCGGGAACCGACGTGGCCCTGGCGCTGGGCATGATGCACGTCATCATCGGCGAGAATCTCTATGACGCCGACTTCGTCGCCCGCCACACTCTGGGTTTCGACGAACTGCGCAACCGGGTGCAGGAGTACCCGCCGCTGCGCGTCGCCGCCTGGACCGGCATCGCCGCCGCGGACATCGTCCGGCTGGCGCGCGAGTACGCCACCTGCCGTCCCGCCGCCATCCGCGTGAACTACGGCGTGCAGCGCTCGGAGAATGGCGGCATGGCCATGCGCTCCATCGCCATGCTGCCCTGCATCACGGGCTCTTGGAAGGAGGTGGGCGGCGGCCTGCAACTTTCCACCAGCGGCGGATTCCCGCTGGACAAGGCTGCGCTCGAGCGCCCCGACCTGATGAAGTCCGGCCCCCTCGGCCGTCCGGCGCGCCTGGTCAACATGACGGAGCTGGGCAAGGTGCTCACCTCGCCGGGCTTTTCGCCCGTCCAGGCGCTTTTCGTTTACAACTCCAACCCGGCGGCCATCGCTCCCAACCACAACGATGTCGTCCGTGGCCTGCGACGCGACGACCTCTTCACCGTGGTGCACGAGCAGTTCTTCACCGACACTACCGATTACGCCGACGTCCTGCTGCCCGCGACCACATTTTTCGAGCACAAGGATTTGCAGGCCTCCTACGGCCACTATTACCTGCAGATGTCCGAACAGGCCATCGCACCCCTGGGCGAGTGCCGCTCCAACGTCGAGCTGTTCCGCGGCCTGGCCCAGCGCATGGGCTTTGAGGAGGAGTGCTTCCAACAGTCCGAGGACGAGATGATGGACCTGGCCCTGGCCAGCGGCCACTCCCGGTTCGCCGGCATCAACCGCCAGCGGCTGGAAGCGGAAGGCCACGTGCGCTTAAATTTCTCGAACGGCCAGGCTCACGACCGCTCCGCGCCCTTCCTGCCCTTCGCCGAGGGCAGGTTCCCCACCCCCAGCGGCAAGGCAGAGCTTTCCAGCGACGTCCTGGCGGCCCAAGGGCTGGATCCGGTGGCTTGCTTCGTCCCCCCGCGCGAGTCTCGCCATACCGAGCTGGCCCGTAAGTTCCCGCTGGAGCTGCTGGCACGCAAGTCGGACAACTTCCTGAATTCCAGCTTCTGCAATCTGGAGTCGCTGCAACCGCTGGAGCAGCCGGAACTCCTCGAGATCCATGCTGAAGACGCGGCGGCGCGCTCCATCCGCGACGGCGACCGTGTCCGGGTGTTCAACGAGCGCGGCGAGATCGTGCTCACCGCGCGCGTCAACGGCACGGTTCCCCGGGGCGTGGTGGCCGCGCGCCTCAACTGGGCCAAGCTGACCCCAGGCGGACGCAACATCAACGTGCTCACCTCCGAGCGGCTCACCGACATTGGCGCCGCCGCCACTTTCTATTCCGTGCTGGCGGAAGTGGAGCGTGCTTCTGCCTGA
- the rpsB gene encoding 30S ribosomal protein S2, which yields MANITMKELLEAGVHFGHQTKRWNPKMKEFIFGERNGIYIIDLQKTLKMFKDASKFVQDQAAAGKTLLFVGTKRQAQDAISEEAQRCGMFYVNQRWLGGLLTNWITVQKSVKRLKELDEMATDGRYDLLPKKEVIKLERERKHLQTNLAGIKSMTRLPDALFVIDSNKEQIAVREARKLGIPVVAVVDTNCDPSEVDYVIPGNDDALRAIRLFASKVADSVAEGAQSLSDQQGAEISAMAEAAPVEGEAPAADAPEVPAEATAAEAEDVSMEDVLGQGTRKSPAAKAEADPVESKTY from the coding sequence TTGGCGAATATCACCATGAAGGAGCTGCTCGAAGCGGGCGTCCACTTCGGGCACCAGACCAAGCGCTGGAATCCCAAGATGAAGGAATTCATCTTCGGCGAGCGCAATGGCATTTACATCATCGACCTGCAGAAGACCCTCAAGATGTTCAAGGACGCCTCCAAGTTCGTGCAGGATCAGGCCGCCGCGGGCAAGACCCTCCTCTTCGTCGGCACTAAGCGCCAGGCGCAGGACGCCATCTCCGAGGAAGCCCAGCGCTGCGGCATGTTCTACGTGAACCAGCGCTGGCTGGGCGGGCTGCTCACCAACTGGATCACCGTGCAGAAGTCGGTCAAGCGCCTCAAGGAGCTCGACGAGATGGCCACCGACGGCCGCTACGACCTGCTGCCCAAGAAGGAAGTCATCAAGCTGGAGCGCGAGCGCAAGCACCTGCAGACGAACTTGGCCGGCATCAAGAGCATGACCCGCCTGCCCGATGCCCTCTTCGTCATCGACTCCAACAAGGAACAGATCGCCGTTCGCGAAGCCCGCAAGCTCGGCATCCCCGTGGTCGCGGTGGTGGACACCAACTGCGACCCCAGCGAAGTGGATTACGTCATCCCCGGCAACGACGACGCCCTGCGCGCCATCCGCCTCTTTGCCTCCAAGGTCGCCGACTCGGTCGCCGAAGGCGCCCAGTCGCTTTCGGACCAGCAAGGCGCGGAGATCTCCGCCATGGCCGAAGCTGCCCCCGTCGAAGGCGAAGCCCCCGCGGCCGATGCGCCCGAGGTCCCGGCCGAGGCAACCGCCGCGGAAGCCGAAGACGTCAGCATGGAAGACGTCCTGGGCCAGGGCACGCGCAAGAGTCCCGCCGCCAAGGCCGAGGCCGATCCGGTCGAGTCCAAGACGTACTAG
- the tsf gene encoding translation elongation factor Ts: MGTATVTISASQVKELRQKTGAPMMDCKQALEGAKGDMEQAIVLLRKKGVATAAKKAVRVTSEGAVASYIHAGGKIGVLVEVNCESDFVARTDDFKDLVHDIAMHIAASDPKFIRREDVTPEAYEREKEIYRGQAKATGKPENVVEKIVEGKMGRFYEEVCLYDQPFIKEQTITISQLIASKVGKLGENLSVRRFARFKVGDVGETVAIGKPPQEPKAE, encoded by the coding sequence ATGGGTACAGCCACCGTGACCATCTCAGCCTCACAAGTCAAAGAACTCCGCCAGAAGACTGGCGCCCCCATGATGGACTGCAAGCAGGCGCTCGAAGGCGCCAAGGGCGACATGGAACAGGCCATCGTCCTGCTGCGCAAGAAGGGTGTTGCCACCGCCGCCAAAAAGGCCGTGCGCGTCACCAGCGAAGGCGCAGTGGCCAGCTACATCCACGCCGGCGGAAAGATCGGCGTGCTGGTCGAGGTCAACTGCGAGTCCGACTTCGTCGCCCGCACCGACGACTTCAAGGACCTGGTGCACGACATCGCCATGCACATCGCCGCCAGCGATCCCAAGTTCATCCGCCGCGAGGACGTCACCCCCGAGGCCTACGAGCGCGAGAAGGAGATCTACCGCGGGCAGGCCAAGGCCACCGGCAAGCCTGAGAACGTCGTCGAGAAGATCGTCGAGGGCAAGATGGGCAGGTTCTACGAGGAGGTCTGCCTCTACGACCAGCCCTTCATCAAAGAACAGACCATCACTATCTCCCAACTCATCGCCAGCAAGGTCGGCAAGCTGGGCGAGAACCTCTCCGTCCGCCGCTTCGCCCGCTTCAAGGTCGGAGACGTCGGCGAGACCGTCGCCATCGGCAAGCCGCCCCAGGAGCCCAAAGCCGAGTAG
- the frr gene encoding ribosome recycling factor — protein MASVPALKESYLQLKARMDKAVEDFRQELTGVRTGRASVHMLDSIRLEYYGSQMPLNQIAQVHAPEPQLLTVQPFDPTSLATIEKAIRSADLGLNPMNDGKLIRIPVPPLTEERRKEMVRHVHKVLEDHRTAVRNIRRDGNELIKKALREKKISEDEERRSHDEIQKLTDTEIKKIEEMSAAKEKEVMSV, from the coding sequence ATGGCAAGCGTTCCCGCTCTCAAAGAATCCTACCTGCAACTCAAGGCCCGCATGGACAAGGCGGTCGAAGACTTCCGCCAGGAACTCACCGGCGTGCGCACTGGCCGCGCCTCGGTGCACATGCTCGACTCCATCCGCCTGGAATACTACGGCTCACAGATGCCGCTGAACCAGATCGCGCAGGTGCACGCCCCGGAGCCTCAACTGCTCACCGTGCAGCCCTTCGACCCCACGTCGTTGGCCACAATCGAGAAGGCCATCCGCTCCGCCGATCTTGGCCTGAATCCCATGAACGACGGCAAGCTCATCCGCATCCCGGTGCCGCCACTCACCGAGGAGCGCCGCAAGGAAATGGTCAGGCACGTGCACAAGGTCCTCGAAGACCACCGCACCGCGGTGCGCAACATTCGCCGCGACGGCAACGAGCTCATCAAGAAAGCGCTCCGGGAAAAGAAGATCAGCGAGGACGAGGAGCGCCGCTCCCACGACGAGATCCAGAAGCTCACCGACACCGAGATTAAGAAGATAGAAGAGATGAGCGCCGCCAAGGAAAAGGAAGTCATGTCGGTCTAG
- the rplM gene encoding 50S ribosomal protein L13: MSTYFPGAGEIERKWYVVDAAGQTLGRLATRVARILSGKENPRFTTFLDTGDHVIVINAAQIHVTGLRADQKLYHRYTGFPGGLRTESFRKRFERKPEAIVEDAIVGMLPKTKLGRAMAKKLKVYRDDKHLHQAQKPQALLLARRGA, translated from the coding sequence ATGTCTACCTATTTCCCCGGCGCCGGGGAAATCGAGCGCAAGTGGTACGTCGTGGACGCGGCGGGGCAGACCCTCGGCCGCCTCGCTACGCGTGTGGCCCGCATCTTGAGCGGCAAGGAAAACCCCCGTTTCACGACCTTCCTCGATACCGGCGACCACGTCATCGTCATTAACGCCGCCCAGATCCACGTCACCGGCCTGCGCGCCGACCAGAAGCTTTACCACCGCTACACCGGCTTCCCGGGCGGACTCAGGACCGAGAGCTTCCGCAAGCGCTTTGAGCGCAAGCCCGAGGCCATCGTGGAGGACGCCATCGTGGGCATGCTGCCCAAGACCAAGCTGGGCCGCGCCATGGCCAAGAAACTCAAGGTCTATCGCGACGACAAGCACCTGCACCAGGCCCAGAAACCGCAGGCGCTGTTGCTGGCCCGCAGAGGGGCATAG